One window from the genome of Ensifer canadensis encodes:
- a CDS encoding ATP-dependent nuclease encodes MRVARIVIQNFRTFASLDVNVADDLCCIIGENNTGKTAILRAIQICLDNMLPSSFRSLLREDIHSAIDIAEPSQVLIGIELTGFEGRVNEEALVSTWKTAPDRARIFYRFRPRPIVREQLASGDIAPGALTLEDYQWEIRGGGDPAIDLTDIAWNDEGIGESVRFADLQSYLLVHLPALRDVENDLRNPRQSPLIRLIEAFEIDAAEQDALIAILDQANQAIANSATIAEIAGAIDARFKDVSGPAFEMDAALGLSAATFRAIIRNLKIILSDLSLTSFEPGRNGLGMNNILYIAILMEYLQRRIALNRSAGQLILIEEPEAHLHPQLQFSLIAALRAIGVQTILTSHSTQVTSQVPLSSIVSLTKREDATIAAGNLALNAALTAPEIADLERYLDATKSALLYARKVMLVEGPAEMFLIPALIEQVYGVKLERLGISVIAIHGVHFDVYAKLFRTGSLEKKCAIVADADMKPSDAEDFDPETDAPDLVALESDFVSTFAGATTFERELVSVGRLPMLIETVRALDAPQILAQMENGLTTLALGGLGLAEETALRVELGRITLNTAKRFGKARFAQIAARYANLATDLPPYIEEAYEWLTE; translated from the coding sequence ATGCGAGTAGCTCGAATTGTGATTCAGAATTTTCGTACGTTCGCGTCACTCGACGTGAATGTCGCGGATGATCTGTGCTGCATCATCGGAGAAAACAATACTGGCAAGACCGCGATCCTTCGCGCAATCCAGATTTGTCTAGACAATATGCTGCCATCGAGTTTCCGGTCGCTGCTGCGCGAGGACATCCACTCGGCGATCGATATCGCCGAGCCAAGCCAGGTTCTGATCGGAATTGAGCTGACTGGGTTCGAGGGGCGGGTGAACGAAGAGGCGCTGGTCAGTACCTGGAAGACGGCTCCGGACCGCGCGCGTATATTCTACCGCTTCCGCCCGCGCCCAATTGTCCGGGAGCAGCTTGCAAGTGGCGACATTGCACCCGGGGCGTTGACCCTTGAGGACTATCAGTGGGAAATCCGCGGTGGCGGTGATCCTGCGATCGACCTTACGGACATTGCCTGGAATGACGAGGGGATCGGCGAGTCCGTGCGCTTCGCCGATCTGCAGTCTTACCTCCTCGTTCATCTGCCCGCGCTCCGCGATGTTGAGAACGACCTGCGCAATCCCCGCCAGTCACCGCTCATTCGCCTGATCGAGGCGTTCGAGATCGATGCGGCCGAGCAGGATGCCCTGATTGCAATCCTCGACCAGGCCAATCAGGCAATCGCGAACTCGGCGACTATCGCCGAGATAGCAGGGGCAATCGACGCACGGTTCAAGGATGTCTCTGGCCCCGCGTTCGAGATGGACGCCGCGCTCGGCCTGTCCGCCGCGACCTTCCGCGCGATCATCCGCAACCTGAAAATCATTCTGTCGGATCTGTCACTCACCTCGTTCGAACCCGGCCGCAACGGTCTTGGCATGAACAACATCCTCTACATCGCGATCCTGATGGAATATCTACAGCGGCGGATCGCGCTCAACCGCTCGGCCGGCCAGTTGATCCTGATCGAGGAACCCGAAGCGCATCTCCATCCCCAGTTGCAATTCTCGCTGATCGCGGCACTGCGCGCGATCGGCGTGCAGACCATCCTGACCAGCCACAGCACCCAGGTGACCTCGCAGGTTCCGCTGAGCAGCATTGTATCGCTCACCAAGCGCGAGGACGCGACCATTGCTGCCGGCAATCTCGCGCTCAATGCGGCGCTGACCGCGCCAGAGATTGCCGATCTCGAACGCTATCTAGACGCAACCAAGAGCGCATTGCTTTACGCCCGCAAGGTCATGCTGGTCGAAGGGCCAGCCGAAATGTTCCTGATCCCGGCGCTGATCGAGCAGGTGTACGGCGTGAAGCTCGAGCGGCTCGGTATCTCGGTTATTGCGATCCACGGCGTCCATTTTGACGTCTATGCCAAGCTGTTCCGCACCGGCTCGCTCGAGAAGAAATGCGCCATCGTGGCCGATGCTGACATGAAGCCGTCCGACGCCGAGGACTTCGATCCGGAAACCGACGCCCCCGATCTGGTGGCACTGGAAAGCGACTTTGTGTCCACATTCGCGGGCGCCACTACTTTCGAACGCGAGTTGGTATCGGTCGGGCGCCTGCCGATGCTGATTGAGACCGTTCGTGCTCTCGACGCGCCGCAGATCCTTGCGCAGATGGAGAATGGGCTCACAACGCTTGCGCTTGGGGGACTGGGCCTCGCCGAAGAGACGGCGCTACGCGTCGAGCTTGGCCGTATCACGCTCAATACGGCCAAGCGCTTTGGCAAAGCGCGTTTCGCGCAGATAGCAGCGCGCTACGCTAACCTCGCGACCGATCTGCCGCCCTATATCGAGGAGGCCTATGAGTGGCTCACCGAATGA
- a CDS encoding acid phosphatase, which produces MLSKIYQLALCSVIALAGQGIEPAAAETAAKPEITDPHFQLASGYLKQKDLPDSLVLLAPPPADGTATLARDEELRAATIPLRGTPRWDLARADADLQFPQPAKNFSCAMGVDIDEEKTPHLYRLMQKVLTDAGLSTYGVKNTYNRTRPFVVHNEGTCYPDQEPLLRTDGSYPSGHTAAGWAWALVLSEISPERADFLMKRGIEFGQSRVICDAHWQSDVDAGRIMGAATVAKLHNNAEFLSDVAAARDELKTAGAAEASSCVAEEAALSAR; this is translated from the coding sequence ATGCTATCGAAGATCTATCAATTGGCCTTGTGCTCGGTCATCGCACTTGCCGGCCAAGGCATAGAACCGGCCGCGGCAGAAACCGCCGCAAAGCCAGAGATTACGGATCCACATTTCCAGTTGGCTTCGGGCTATCTCAAGCAAAAGGATCTGCCCGATAGCCTTGTGCTGCTTGCCCCGCCGCCGGCCGACGGTACTGCGACGCTTGCGCGTGACGAAGAGTTGAGAGCCGCAACCATACCTCTGCGCGGTACGCCGCGCTGGGATCTGGCGCGCGCAGACGCTGATCTGCAATTCCCGCAGCCGGCGAAAAACTTCTCCTGCGCAATGGGCGTCGATATTGATGAAGAAAAGACCCCTCACCTATATCGCTTGATGCAGAAGGTCCTGACTGATGCAGGCCTGTCGACGTATGGCGTGAAGAACACCTACAATCGCACTCGTCCTTTCGTGGTCCATAACGAAGGCACCTGCTATCCCGATCAGGAGCCGCTGCTGCGAACCGACGGCTCGTATCCTTCAGGCCATACCGCGGCTGGCTGGGCCTGGGCGCTGGTGTTGAGCGAAATCAGCCCGGAACGCGCCGATTTCCTGATGAAACGCGGCATAGAATTCGGCCAGAGCCGCGTAATTTGTGATGCACATTGGCAGAGCGACGTCGATGCGGGACGCATTATGGGTGCGGCGACGGTCGCAAAACTGCATAACAATGCAGAGTTCCTCTCGGATGTCGCGGCGGCACGCGACGAATTGAAGACTGCGGGGGCGGCCGAGGCATCAAGCTGCGTTGCGGAAGAAGCCGCTCTGTCGGCACGATAA
- the dinB gene encoding DNA polymerase IV, whose protein sequence is MSRKIIHIDMDAFYASVEQRDNPALRGLPIAVGGSGARGVLTTASYEARKFGVYSAMPSVTAVRKCPDLILVKPRFEVYRAVSQQIREIFFDYTPLVEPLSLDEAYLDVTENFKGMGIATEIASEIRARILAVTGLTASAGISYNKFLAKTASDLNKPNGQAVIAPKNGPSFIERLPVKKFHGVGPATAEKMHRLGIETGADLKERPAEFLTQHFGKAGAYFYGIARGLDTREVQPDRERKSIGAEDTSHEDVFELETARDQLLPLVSKVCRFCSNNDTGGKTVTLKVKYSDFQTITRSRTSPVANRTEASVWMVLEPLLQSVFRQERVSVCSVSALEAWREQIRIRS, encoded by the coding sequence ATGTCACGAAAGATAATTCATATAGACATGGACGCTTTTTATGCGTCAGTGGAGCAACGTGACAATCCGGCGTTGCGCGGCCTTCCGATCGCTGTAGGAGGCTCGGGGGCGCGCGGTGTTCTAACAACCGCGAGTTATGAAGCGCGCAAGTTCGGTGTCTACTCGGCAATGCCTTCGGTCACCGCAGTTCGCAAGTGCCCAGACCTGATACTCGTAAAACCGCGTTTCGAAGTCTATCGCGCCGTGTCACAGCAAATCAGAGAGATTTTCTTTGACTACACGCCGCTTGTTGAACCGCTGTCGCTCGATGAGGCTTACCTGGATGTTACCGAGAACTTCAAGGGAATGGGGATTGCGACCGAGATAGCTTCCGAGATTCGAGCGAGAATTCTGGCCGTGACCGGCCTGACGGCTTCAGCGGGCATATCGTACAACAAGTTTCTCGCAAAAACCGCGAGTGACCTCAACAAACCAAATGGGCAGGCCGTCATCGCGCCCAAAAACGGGCCTTCATTCATTGAGCGGCTCCCCGTCAAGAAATTCCATGGTGTTGGCCCTGCTACGGCAGAGAAGATGCATAGGCTGGGGATAGAGACCGGCGCGGATCTGAAAGAGCGACCAGCCGAGTTCCTGACACAGCACTTCGGCAAGGCAGGCGCGTACTTCTATGGCATCGCGCGCGGGCTCGATACCCGGGAAGTGCAGCCTGATCGAGAGAGAAAATCGATCGGCGCCGAGGACACGTCTCATGAAGACGTTTTTGAGCTCGAGACTGCACGCGACCAATTGCTTCCACTCGTATCCAAGGTGTGCCGGTTCTGCAGCAACAACGACACCGGGGGAAAGACCGTAACGCTGAAAGTCAAGTATTCCGACTTTCAGACGATTACCCGCAGCCGAACCTCACCGGTGGCCAATCGCACCGAGGCTTCTGTCTGGATGGTACTGGAGCCTTTGCTCCAATCCGTATTCCGACAAGAAAGGGTATCCGTCTGCTCGGTGTCAGCCTTGGAAGCTTGGAGGGAGCAGATCAGAATCCGTAGCTAG
- a CDS encoding DUF6615 family protein yields the protein MLCDLAHSFPPKVAELLERDRGLKRNFREESVTDFLMASLIGLEPLGIRVDFPDEPTSGGDMDWIFAAPQDIRGGRYLRIILQAKRAQFAKSKGGYWYYHHLDHDKGKQAKTLMAFAGSSPDGMSTLPLYIFYHPSSALSAKSATKPAVEGINLVFAHQVAPVVAGGCKRERKRVETWRASFMPLSDILCWPFVSLPKSGPSPRGTIGFQISGGPRGVFPFAPAFHPDVVAARLERRFENLRDKGPIIDIPTRSITATDNIPEDIRRAIDGNVTRADRKELSRPRVIFSTMMTGEHPSIIRAAGRGGN from the coding sequence ATGCTTTGCGATCTCGCTCATTCCTTTCCGCCAAAAGTTGCAGAATTGCTCGAAAGGGATCGCGGCCTTAAGCGAAACTTCCGCGAAGAGAGCGTGACCGATTTTCTAATGGCAAGCCTGATCGGTCTGGAGCCGCTTGGCATACGTGTCGATTTTCCCGACGAGCCGACTAGCGGTGGTGATATGGATTGGATCTTCGCCGCTCCACAGGACATTCGGGGCGGACGGTATCTGCGGATCATCTTGCAGGCGAAGCGCGCCCAGTTCGCCAAGTCGAAGGGTGGATACTGGTACTATCACCATCTTGACCATGATAAGGGAAAGCAAGCCAAGACCTTGATGGCTTTCGCCGGCAGCTCGCCAGACGGCATGTCCACGCTTCCGCTCTACATTTTCTATCATCCGAGTTCAGCTCTATCGGCGAAGTCTGCCACCAAGCCTGCTGTGGAGGGCATCAACCTGGTGTTTGCCCATCAGGTCGCACCGGTGGTTGCCGGTGGCTGCAAACGGGAACGAAAGAGGGTTGAAACCTGGCGCGCATCATTCATGCCGCTCTCCGACATTCTATGTTGGCCGTTCGTGTCTCTTCCGAAGTCAGGCCCGTCGCCGCGGGGAACAATTGGCTTTCAGATCAGCGGCGGACCACGGGGCGTTTTTCCCTTTGCACCTGCATTTCATCCAGATGTTGTCGCCGCACGTCTTGAGCGGCGCTTTGAAAACCTCAGGGATAAGGGTCCGATCATCGACATCCCTACGCGTTCCATTACCGCGACCGATAACATACCGGAGGATATACGAAGGGCTATCGACGGCAACGTAACACGTGCAGACCGCAAGGAGCTTTCCCGACCGCGGGTGATTTTCTCGACGATGATGACTGGCGAACATCCGTCGATCATTCGCGCGGCTGGCCGAGGCGGCAACTAG
- a CDS encoding excisionase family DNA-binding protein — translation MELPSVLSDVMLRVAQLVAEGRHVTVLADEKLLSTQDAAEILVVSRQYLVRLIDRGEIGAEKVGTHRLLRANDVEAFKTARDAKRLAALDRLTTISEELGGYDLGAKP, via the coding sequence GTGGAATTGCCAAGTGTTCTTTCCGACGTGATGCTCCGCGTAGCCCAGTTGGTGGCCGAGGGACGACATGTCACGGTGCTTGCCGATGAAAAGCTCTTGTCTACCCAAGATGCAGCAGAGATTTTGGTTGTATCTCGGCAATATCTCGTTCGCTTGATCGATCGGGGTGAGATTGGTGCAGAGAAGGTCGGAACGCATCGCCTGCTCCGTGCCAACGATGTTGAAGCGTTCAAGACCGCGCGTGATGCTAAACGCCTAGCGGCGCTCGATCGATTGACCACGATCAGCGAAGAGCTTGGTGGTTACGACCTGGGTGCCAAGCCTTAA
- a CDS encoding Crp/Fnr family transcriptional regulator, producing the protein MARMSRAHAERIMCEAGWLAQMPEAFRVRLLQNALLLKFDAGQVIFRPGDPAGGIYGLVSGTVTVDTAPLDSTPRLIHIAVPGGWTGEDSFMTGKPRRIELFARSETWVMHVPLETMEQMAASDPNNIRAFGVISILAADKLLRIVHDLQKKSVSSRIASVLHRMSWSTDAPISVSQENLGILTNTSRKQVNSAIQRFVEAGWIETGYRSIIVTNPSALRRHAEQDVAD; encoded by the coding sequence ATGGCGCGTATGTCACGGGCGCATGCGGAACGCATCATGTGCGAGGCTGGGTGGCTGGCTCAAATGCCTGAAGCCTTCAGGGTACGCTTGCTGCAAAATGCGCTACTTCTGAAATTTGACGCAGGTCAGGTCATATTCCGTCCGGGCGACCCGGCCGGGGGCATTTATGGTCTTGTTTCAGGGACTGTGACCGTGGACACCGCGCCTCTCGACTCAACGCCGCGCCTGATCCACATCGCCGTACCCGGCGGATGGACCGGCGAAGACAGCTTCATGACCGGCAAGCCAAGACGGATCGAGCTGTTCGCGCGGAGCGAAACCTGGGTGATGCACGTCCCGCTGGAGACGATGGAGCAGATGGCCGCATCTGACCCGAACAACATTCGGGCTTTCGGCGTTATTTCTATCTTGGCGGCGGATAAACTACTTAGAATCGTACATGATCTGCAGAAGAAGAGTGTCAGCTCAAGAATTGCGTCAGTTCTGCATCGCATGTCCTGGTCGACAGATGCTCCTATTTCCGTTTCCCAGGAAAATCTCGGTATCTTGACGAACACATCCCGCAAGCAAGTCAACAGCGCCATCCAACGTTTCGTCGAGGCCGGTTGGATTGAAACCGGTTATCGCTCAATAATCGTTACCAACCCGTCGGCTTTGCGGCGGCATGCTGAACAGGATGTGGCAGACTGA
- a CDS encoding helix-turn-helix domain-containing protein, with amino-acid sequence MTPIQCKMARVALGWGTRDLAKNAGVSPDTIARLERGERLRDSTMDVVQAAFEKAGIEFIPENGGGVGVRFSKPRD; translated from the coding sequence ATGACGCCAATTCAGTGTAAAATGGCGCGTGTGGCGCTGGGCTGGGGCACTCGGGATCTGGCAAAAAATGCCGGCGTGTCACCTGACACCATCGCCCGACTGGAACGAGGCGAGCGGCTTCGAGATTCAACCATGGACGTCGTGCAAGCTGCTTTTGAAAAAGCCGGCATCGAGTTCATCCCAGAAAATGGTGGTGGCGTCGGCGTTCGCTTTTCCAAACCAAGAGATTGA
- a CDS encoding UvrD-helicase domain-containing protein: MAHRMIRLTPEQREAVEHDGNLLLTACPGSGKTRVILAKLLTLADQVVGTPQFIGCITYTNAAVDEIEARLRTYGNNAIADRCEISTIHAFCLQFILRPYSWLIPEVPASFQVLSRENSLFEQIVTAVEDAFGRMPAGQVFEDYESLRIDVNGEPCGQGIESGIVTYESAALYWERVRAHGYLDFAMILYYSWKIVEQHPFVGRGIASRFAWLLIDEFQDTTDIQIAIFGALQHFLHTRFFLVGDQNQSIMRFAGARPELAEQFGDQIGAHRDTALTGNFRCGPAIVSTASTLIPTVPAMQSAGDAAQLAAQVNYVHVGRPIDAITDHFLPALQDAGIPLGKAAILAPWWTHLIPVARALRELDVPIFGPGARPYRRRRLLAGLAEQLGACAEAGNYLGIPGVERALFRLIGDLTGNSRYDMFSYQGRRVALGLIYLARELADQHPGGVAWLRAIAREAGDYLDCEEWLPGGAKQPLIDSAEEMLSDMQASKVDLANLLISDMGLFANPEQALKLITLHNSKGREFDGVALICMNNGSIPHFSTSTQEAYDESRRLFYVGLTRARRILVVASDQSHWKNTPTPFIAEAGLE; this comes from the coding sequence GTGGCTCACCGAATGATCCGGCTGACACCCGAACAGCGCGAGGCTGTCGAACATGACGGCAATCTGTTGCTGACTGCTTGCCCAGGCAGCGGCAAGACGCGGGTCATCCTCGCCAAGCTGCTGACGCTGGCCGATCAGGTCGTCGGCACGCCCCAGTTCATCGGTTGCATCACCTATACCAATGCCGCGGTCGATGAGATCGAGGCCAGGTTGCGCACCTACGGCAACAACGCGATCGCGGACCGCTGTGAAATCTCAACGATCCACGCTTTCTGCCTGCAATTCATTCTGCGTCCCTATAGCTGGCTGATTCCCGAGGTGCCGGCGTCGTTTCAGGTGCTCTCCCGCGAGAACAGCCTGTTCGAGCAGATCGTGACGGCGGTCGAGGACGCCTTCGGTCGCATGCCCGCCGGGCAGGTGTTCGAGGACTATGAATCGCTTCGCATCGACGTGAACGGCGAACCCTGCGGCCAGGGTATCGAGTCCGGCATCGTCACCTATGAATCCGCCGCGCTCTATTGGGAGCGGGTCCGCGCCCACGGATACCTCGATTTCGCGATGATCCTCTATTATTCATGGAAGATTGTCGAACAGCATCCGTTCGTCGGACGCGGCATCGCGAGCCGCTTTGCCTGGCTGCTGATCGACGAATTCCAGGACACCACAGACATCCAGATCGCCATCTTCGGCGCACTCCAGCATTTCCTCCACACCCGCTTCTTTCTCGTCGGTGACCAGAATCAGTCGATCATGCGCTTCGCCGGCGCTCGCCCCGAACTCGCCGAGCAGTTCGGCGATCAGATCGGCGCGCACCGCGACACGGCCTTGACTGGCAACTTCCGGTGCGGGCCGGCGATAGTTAGCACTGCATCAACACTGATCCCGACCGTGCCGGCGATGCAGTCGGCGGGCGATGCAGCCCAGCTCGCGGCGCAAGTGAACTACGTCCATGTCGGCCGGCCGATCGACGCCATCACCGACCATTTCCTGCCCGCCCTGCAGGATGCCGGCATCCCGCTCGGCAAGGCCGCTATCCTTGCGCCATGGTGGACGCATCTCATCCCCGTCGCCCGCGCCCTCCGCGAATTGGACGTGCCGATCTTCGGTCCGGGTGCACGCCCGTATAGACGTCGGCGTCTGCTTGCCGGACTTGCCGAGCAACTCGGAGCCTGCGCCGAGGCCGGCAATTACCTCGGAATCCCGGGTGTCGAGCGGGCACTGTTTCGGCTCATCGGCGACCTCACCGGGAACTCGCGCTATGACATGTTCAGCTATCAGGGGCGTCGTGTGGCGCTCGGCCTTATCTATCTCGCTCGCGAACTTGCCGACCAGCATCCCGGCGGCGTCGCTTGGCTGCGCGCCATCGCCCGCGAAGCTGGTGACTATCTCGATTGCGAGGAATGGTTGCCGGGCGGCGCCAAACAGCCGCTGATCGATTCCGCCGAGGAAATGCTGTCCGACATGCAGGCCAGCAAGGTCGATCTCGCGAATCTGCTGATCTCGGATATGGGCCTGTTCGCCAATCCCGAGCAGGCGCTCAAGCTGATCACGCTACACAATTCCAAGGGCCGCGAATTCGATGGCGTCGCCCTGATCTGCATGAACAATGGCAGTATCCCGCATTTCTCGACATCGACGCAGGAGGCGTATGACGAGTCTCGGCGGCTATTCTACGTCGGCCTAACCCGCGCCAGGCGCATCCTCGTTGTGGCGTCCGACCAGTCTCACTGGAAGAACACTCCGACCCCCTTCATCGCGGAGGCTGGCCTTGAATGA